The following proteins are co-located in the Periplaneta americana isolate PAMFEO1 chromosome 12, P.americana_PAMFEO1_priV1, whole genome shotgun sequence genome:
- the LOC138710131 gene encoding uncharacterized protein isoform X2, with product MRKREWCAESNGKLPHLYIPRRYVENAMMSLSLVKNSGRKLSPQSDVRVGDTGEGHVMTQDTEEKKRRSTTATRDEKTPVLPARHDTTGKLMMLDTATQTSSSDHFEESSRRYAEWEEEVRLEELQHLQRVAIRLFDFSMYSDEMQTNEM from the exons atgcgaaagagagagtggtgtgcggaaagcaatgggaagctaccgcatttatatatcccaagaagatatgttgaaaatgccatgatgagtctttccctggtaaaaaactccggacgtaaactatccccccaatcagatgtccgggtgggggatactggggaaggacatgtcatgacacaagacacagaagagaagaaaagaagatcaaCGACTGCAACGAGGGATGAGAAGACACCAGTTCTACCGG CTCGACATGATACAACTGGCAAGCTGATGATGCTAGACACTGCCACCCAGACCTCGAGCAGCGACCACTTCGAGGAATCCAGCAGACggtacgccgagtgggaggaggAAGTCAGGCTGGAGGAGCTGCAGCATCTGCAGAGAGTGGCGATTCGTCTTTTCGACTTCTCTATGTACTcag